A window from Labrus mixtus chromosome 14, fLabMix1.1, whole genome shotgun sequence encodes these proteins:
- the pou4f4 gene encoding brain-specific homeobox/POU domain protein 3-like isoform X2: MMSMNSKQPFSMHPILHEPKYTPLHSSSEAIRRACLPTPSLQGNIFAGFDETLLQRAEALAAVDIVAQKSHPFKPDATYHTMTTMTSMTCTPTSSSAHLHHPSVLTSHHHPAQHHPSQGLEGDLLDHLTPGISLGGMPGSDVCSSASHTAHAAHMSAINHMQHHHHQQSMNMHPHGLGSHSSLGSGLDAEPDPRELESFAERFKQRRIKLGVTQADVGAALANLKIPGVGCLSQSTICRFESLTLSHNNMVALKPILEAWLEEAERAQREKMAKPEIFSGGDKKRKRTSIAAPEKRSLEAYFAVQPRPSSEKIAAIAEKLDLKKNVVRVWFCNQRQKQKRMKFSATH; the protein is encoded by the exons ATGATGTCGATGAACAGCAAACAGCCTTTCAGTATGCACCCCATCCTGCATGAGCCCAAATATACTCCGCTGCACTCCAGCTCGGAGGCCATCCGCAGGGCCTGCCTGCCCACGCCGTCG CTCCAGGGGAACATCTTCGCGGGTTTCGATGAGACTCTGCTGCAGAGGGCGGAGGCTCTGGCCGCGGTGGACATTGTGGCCCAGAAGAGCCACCCGTTCAAACCGGACGCGACCTACCACACCATGACCACCATGACCAGCATGACCTgcacccccacctcctcctccgcgCACCTGCACCACCCGTCCGTGCTCACCTCCCACCACCACCCCGCGCAGCACCACCCGTCCCAGGGCCTGGAGGGCGACCTGCTGGACCACCTCACACCGGGCATCTCCCTGGGAGGCATGCCCGGCTCGGACGTCTGCTCCTCGGCCTCGCACACCGCCCACGCCGCGCACATGTCGGCCATCAACCACATGCAGCACCACCATCACCAGCAGTCCATGAACATGCACCCGCACGGCCTGGGCTCCCACAGCTCCCTGGGGAGTGGGTTAGACGCGGAGCCGGATCCCCGGGAGCTGGAGTCTTTCGCTGAGAGGTTCAAACAAAGGCGGATCAAACTCGGGGTGACCCAGGCGGACGTGGGCGCGGCCCTGGCCAACCTAAAGATCCCCGGGGTCGGATGTCTAAGCCAGAGCACCATCTGCAGGTTCGAGTCCCTGACGCTGTCTCACAACAACATGGTGGCCCTGAAGCCGATCCTGGAGGCCTGGTTGGAGGAGGCGGAACGCGCACAGAGGGAGAAGATGGCCAAGCCGGAGATCTTCAGCGGGGgggacaaaaagaggaaacgGACATCCATCGCGGCCCCGGAGAAGCGCTCCCTCGAGGCCTACTTCGCCGTGCAGCCGAGGCCCTCCTCGGAGAAGATCGCTGCCATCGCGGAGAAACTGGACCTGAAAAAGAACGTGGTCCGGGTTTGGTTTTGCAATCAGAGGCAAAAGCAGAAACGAATGAAATTTTCTGCCACGCACTAA
- the pou4f4 gene encoding brain-specific homeobox/POU domain protein 3-like isoform X1, protein MMSMNSKQPFSMHPILHEPKYTPLHSSSEAIRRACLPTPSVSPKCNQYRLQAAPDTYQPNFQNHKLQNLRLQGNIFAGFDETLLQRAEALAAVDIVAQKSHPFKPDATYHTMTTMTSMTCTPTSSSAHLHHPSVLTSHHHPAQHHPSQGLEGDLLDHLTPGISLGGMPGSDVCSSASHTAHAAHMSAINHMQHHHHQQSMNMHPHGLGSHSSLGSGLDAEPDPRELESFAERFKQRRIKLGVTQADVGAALANLKIPGVGCLSQSTICRFESLTLSHNNMVALKPILEAWLEEAERAQREKMAKPEIFSGGDKKRKRTSIAAPEKRSLEAYFAVQPRPSSEKIAAIAEKLDLKKNVVRVWFCNQRQKQKRMKFSATH, encoded by the exons ATGATGTCGATGAACAGCAAACAGCCTTTCAGTATGCACCCCATCCTGCATGAGCCCAAATATACTCCGCTGCACTCCAGCTCGGAGGCCATCCGCAGGGCCTGCCTGCCCACGCCGTCGGTGAGTCCAAAATGCAATCAATACCGACTTCAAGCAGCTCCTGACACCTACCAGCCCAACTTCCAAAACCACAAACTGCAGAATTTAAGG CTCCAGGGGAACATCTTCGCGGGTTTCGATGAGACTCTGCTGCAGAGGGCGGAGGCTCTGGCCGCGGTGGACATTGTGGCCCAGAAGAGCCACCCGTTCAAACCGGACGCGACCTACCACACCATGACCACCATGACCAGCATGACCTgcacccccacctcctcctccgcgCACCTGCACCACCCGTCCGTGCTCACCTCCCACCACCACCCCGCGCAGCACCACCCGTCCCAGGGCCTGGAGGGCGACCTGCTGGACCACCTCACACCGGGCATCTCCCTGGGAGGCATGCCCGGCTCGGACGTCTGCTCCTCGGCCTCGCACACCGCCCACGCCGCGCACATGTCGGCCATCAACCACATGCAGCACCACCATCACCAGCAGTCCATGAACATGCACCCGCACGGCCTGGGCTCCCACAGCTCCCTGGGGAGTGGGTTAGACGCGGAGCCGGATCCCCGGGAGCTGGAGTCTTTCGCTGAGAGGTTCAAACAAAGGCGGATCAAACTCGGGGTGACCCAGGCGGACGTGGGCGCGGCCCTGGCCAACCTAAAGATCCCCGGGGTCGGATGTCTAAGCCAGAGCACCATCTGCAGGTTCGAGTCCCTGACGCTGTCTCACAACAACATGGTGGCCCTGAAGCCGATCCTGGAGGCCTGGTTGGAGGAGGCGGAACGCGCACAGAGGGAGAAGATGGCCAAGCCGGAGATCTTCAGCGGGGgggacaaaaagaggaaacgGACATCCATCGCGGCCCCGGAGAAGCGCTCCCTCGAGGCCTACTTCGCCGTGCAGCCGAGGCCCTCCTCGGAGAAGATCGCTGCCATCGCGGAGAAACTGGACCTGAAAAAGAACGTGGTCCGGGTTTGGTTTTGCAATCAGAGGCAAAAGCAGAAACGAATGAAATTTTCTGCCACGCACTAA